GTTACAAGATCAGTTAGCAGAAGATGAATTTTATTATCATCAGATCATTGGTTTACATGTAGAGACGGTAGATGGGCGTTTGGTTGGAACCGTGAAAGAAATTCTTTCGCCAGGTGCCAATGACGTCTGGGTGATCGCTCCAGCTGAGAAGGGGAAGGATATTTTAATTCCCTATATTGAGTCAGTCGTCAAAAGTATATTACTTGAAGAAAACAAAGTGATTATTGAGCCTATGGAAGGGCTGTTGGATGGATGAAGATTTCAATTTTAACATTGTTTCCAGAAATGTTTGATGGCCTTTTTTCTCACTCTATCCTTAAACAAGCCCAGCAAAAAGGTGTCGTTTCTTATAATGTCGTGAATTTCCGTCACTACGCGAAGGATAAACACAATCGAGTAGATGACTATCCATATGGTGGCGGTGGCGGAATGGTATTAACACCACAACCGCTTTTTGATGCGGTTGAAGATTTGCAGGGGCAAACGGCTAACAAGCAAAAGCCACGTACTATTTTACTATGTCCACAAGGCGAACCTTATTCTCAACAAAAAGCTGAAGAGCTGGCAAAAGAAGATGAGATTATTCTCATCTGCGGTCATTATGAAGGCTATGATGAGAGGATTCGCGCACATCTAATCGACGAAGAAATTTCTATTGGAGATTATGTGCTTACAGGGGGGGAAATTGGTGCTATGGTTATTGCAGATAGTGTTACAAGGCTTTTACCTGGATCGCTAGGTAATGATCAGTCAGCAGTAACGGACTCGCATAGTACTGGCCTTTTAGAATATCCTCATTATACGCGCCCTGCTGAATATAGAGGCATGAAGGTCCCTGATATCCTTCTATCAGGCCATCATAAAAACATTGACGTTTGGCGTCGTCAGCAGTCGTTAAGGCGCACATATGAACGACGTCCTGATATGTTGGAAAGTGCCAACCTAACAGATGATGACATAGCTTATCTTCATTCTTTAAAGTCTAAAAATAAATAATAGTTGAGATCATCTGTGTCATATGATAATATATTCCTTGTGGCTTTAGCCAGATCAAGATGTTCCGCTGTCCTATTTGAGACAAGAAGATCTGCAGGGAAGGAGGCGAACAGAATCATGGAACAAATTATTCGTGATATCACTAAAGAGCAATTGAAAACTGATCTTCCAGATTTCCGTCCAGGAGACACGCTTCGTGTTCACGTGAAAGTTGTAGAAGGAACTCGTGAGCGTATCCAAGTATTTGAAGGTGTTGTTATTAAACGCCGTGGCACTGGAATCAGTGAAACATTCACTGTTCGTAAAGTATCTTACGGTGTTGGAGTAGAGAGAACATTCCCAGTTCACTCTCCAAGAATCGATAAGATTGAAGTTACGAGAAAAGGTAAAGTGCGCCGTGCGAAACTTTACTACCTACGTGCCCTACGCGGTAAAGCGGCTCGTATTAAAGAAAGATAATGTATTAAAAGGAGCTTACTCAAAAGCTCCTTTTTTACTTATGTTTTTATAAGTGGACACATATTGTGTGATAATAAACCACCAAAATAGTCATATAGAAAAGTTATACCGTCTCTTAGAAACGGTGTAGCTTACCATCGGTCAAATAAAGAGACTACCTGTTCAGTTGAAATTAGAAGGTGAAACGTATAAAACCTGATTTAAATTAGTAAACAGAGTGAAGGAAATATGTTAATATTAGTTAGTAGCTTGGGCACGTGAAGCTAATAAATGGAGAGCTTTATATTAGCTTAAAGGATGGATGACTAATGGGTAGATCGGAATCGTGGGAATGGATTAAAGCGGTAGCGGTAGCGTTAATTCTTGCAATTGGCATTAGATATTTCTTGCTGGCTCCAATTGTTGTGGATGGACAGTCGATGATGCCGACACTTGAACATAACGATCGTATGCTTGTTAATAAAATCGGTTACAATATTTCTGAACCAGAGAGATTTGATATCATCGTTTTTCATGCACCACAAAATAAAGATTACATCAAACGAGTTATTGGATTGCCAGGTGATACGATAGAATATAGAGATGATATGTTATATGTGAATGGTGAATCTGTAGATGAGCCATACTTAGATGACTATAAAGAACAAGCTGAGTATCTACCCTTAACTGAAGATTTTCATATTAAAGATGTTACAGGATATGAGACGGTG
The DNA window shown above is from Salipaludibacillus agaradhaerens and carries:
- the lepB gene encoding signal peptidase I, with the protein product MGRSESWEWIKAVAVALILAIGIRYFLLAPIVVDGQSMMPTLEHNDRMLVNKIGYNISEPERFDIIVFHAPQNKDYIKRVIGLPGDTIEYRDDMLYVNGESVDEPYLDDYKEQAEYLPLTEDFHIKDVTGYETVPEGHVFVLGDNRQRSRDSRQIGMIPYDEVVGKANFVIWPIQEIRFVD
- the rplS gene encoding 50S ribosomal protein L19; the encoded protein is MEQIIRDITKEQLKTDLPDFRPGDTLRVHVKVVEGTRERIQVFEGVVIKRRGTGISETFTVRKVSYGVGVERTFPVHSPRIDKIEVTRKGKVRRAKLYYLRALRGKAARIKER
- the trmD gene encoding tRNA (guanosine(37)-N1)-methyltransferase TrmD; this translates as MKISILTLFPEMFDGLFSHSILKQAQQKGVVSYNVVNFRHYAKDKHNRVDDYPYGGGGGMVLTPQPLFDAVEDLQGQTANKQKPRTILLCPQGEPYSQQKAEELAKEDEIILICGHYEGYDERIRAHLIDEEISIGDYVLTGGEIGAMVIADSVTRLLPGSLGNDQSAVTDSHSTGLLEYPHYTRPAEYRGMKVPDILLSGHHKNIDVWRRQQSLRRTYERRPDMLESANLTDDDIAYLHSLKSKNK